A stretch of Bradyrhizobium sp. CCBAU 53338 DNA encodes these proteins:
- a CDS encoding TIGR02301 family protein codes for MSTRFLVIFTLMLACASVPARAQDVAAPFDPDLQRLAEILGGLHYLRGICGSNEGNKWRNEMQALIDAETPSGERRTRMIAAFNRGYNGFQQTYRSCTPAATVAIRRYIEEGSKISRDLTARYAN; via the coding sequence ATGTCGACGCGATTTCTGGTCATTTTTACCCTGATGCTCGCCTGCGCTTCCGTGCCCGCCCGGGCCCAGGACGTGGCGGCGCCGTTCGACCCCGATTTGCAGCGACTGGCCGAGATCCTCGGCGGCCTGCACTATCTGCGCGGCATCTGCGGCTCCAACGAGGGCAACAAATGGCGCAACGAGATGCAGGCGCTGATCGACGCCGAGACGCCCTCCGGCGAGCGCCGCACCCGCATGATCGCGGCCTTCAATCGCGGTTATAACGGCTTCCAGCAGACCTACCGCAGCTGCACTCCGGCAGCGACGGTGGCGATCCGCCGTTACATCGAGGAAGGCTCGAAGATCTCGCGCGATCTCACGGCGCGTTACGCGAACTGA
- a CDS encoding sulfurtransferase, with translation MSQPSAVISTRQLATLLGDPNLRLYDCTTYNEPVPPGSDVPYRAVPGDKTFAAGHIPGADFLDLQGEFSDTSAQQFFMMPEVARLEAAFGRHGLDATRTVVVLYSIGTMMWSTRFWWMLRSLGVDARVLDGGFDKWKEEGRTIETGAPKGYPATTFEATPRAGFFVDKTFVKSRIGDPSTVTVNALGPQFHKGLEPSRYGRPGRVPGSVNVSAATLVNADKTLTRLADAEAKFTAAGVTRDKNVILYCGGGISATIDLLMLTQLGYDKLTLYDASMGEWARDASLPIETD, from the coding sequence ATGTCGCAGCCATCAGCGGTCATATCTACCCGGCAACTCGCCACGCTTCTCGGCGACCCCAACCTCCGCCTCTACGACTGCACGACCTATAACGAGCCGGTCCCGCCAGGCAGCGACGTGCCGTATCGCGCCGTCCCCGGCGACAAGACCTTCGCCGCCGGCCACATCCCGGGCGCCGATTTTCTCGACCTGCAGGGCGAGTTCTCCGACACTTCCGCGCAACAGTTCTTCATGATGCCCGAGGTGGCCCGGCTCGAAGCTGCTTTCGGCCGCCACGGTCTCGATGCGACCAGGACCGTCGTGGTGCTCTACAGCATCGGCACCATGATGTGGTCGACGCGGTTCTGGTGGATGCTGCGTTCGCTCGGCGTCGATGCGCGCGTGCTCGATGGCGGTTTCGACAAATGGAAGGAAGAGGGGCGGACGATCGAGACCGGTGCCCCCAAGGGCTATCCGGCCACGACCTTCGAGGCCACACCCCGCGCCGGCTTCTTCGTGGACAAGACATTTGTGAAGTCGCGCATCGGCGATCCCTCGACCGTCACGGTCAACGCGCTCGGACCGCAATTTCATAAAGGCCTTGAGCCGAGCCGTTACGGCCGGCCGGGCCGCGTGCCCGGCAGCGTCAACGTCTCGGCTGCCACGCTAGTCAACGCCGACAAGACGCTGACGAGGCTCGCCGATGCCGAAGCCAAATTCACCGCGGCAGGCGTCACGCGCGACAAGAACGTGATTCTGTATTGCGGCGGCGGCATCTCGGCGACGATCGACCTGCTGATGCTGACGCAACTCGGCTACGACAAGCTGACGCTTTACGACGCCTCGATGGGGGAGTGGGCGAGGGACGCGTCGCTGCCGATCGAGACGGATTGA
- a CDS encoding dihydroorotase: MTQRFDVILKGGTVVNQDGEGVRDIGITNGRIAELGPLSQASAAEVIECKGLHILPGVMDTQVHFREPGLEQKEDLETGSRSAVMGGVTAVFEMPNTSPLTVTEATFSDKIKRAHHRMHCDFAFFIGGTRENVQDLPVLERAPGCAGVKVFIGSSTGALLVEDDESLRRIFQVIRRRAAFHAEDEYRLNDRKSLRIEGDPRSHPVWRDETAALMATQRLVKLAHETGKRIHVLHISTKEEIEFLRDHKDVASCEATPHHLTLVAPECYERLGTLAQMNPPVRGADHRAGIWRGIEQGIIDVLGSDHAPHTLEEKQKTYPASPSGMTGVQTLVPLMLDHVNAGRLSLARFVDLTSAGPARLYNMACKGRIAAGYDADFTIVDLKRSETITNKWVASKAGWTPYDGVRVTGWPVGTFIRGRRVMWQGELVMPSQGEPVRFLETLKQ; this comes from the coding sequence ATGACCCAGCGCTTCGATGTGATCCTCAAGGGCGGCACCGTCGTCAACCAGGACGGCGAGGGTGTTCGCGATATCGGCATCACCAACGGTCGCATCGCCGAGCTCGGCCCGCTGTCGCAGGCCTCTGCTGCCGAGGTGATCGAGTGCAAGGGCCTGCACATCCTCCCCGGCGTGATGGACACGCAGGTGCATTTCCGCGAGCCCGGGCTGGAGCAGAAGGAAGACCTCGAGACCGGTTCGCGCAGCGCCGTGATGGGCGGCGTCACCGCCGTGTTCGAGATGCCTAACACCTCTCCGCTCACGGTGACCGAGGCGACCTTCTCCGACAAGATCAAGCGTGCCCATCACCGCATGCATTGCGATTTCGCCTTCTTCATCGGCGGCACCCGCGAGAACGTGCAGGATCTGCCGGTGCTGGAGCGCGCCCCGGGCTGCGCGGGCGTGAAAGTGTTCATCGGCTCGTCGACCGGCGCACTGCTGGTGGAGGACGACGAGAGCCTGCGGCGCATCTTCCAGGTGATCCGCCGGCGCGCAGCGTTCCATGCCGAGGACGAGTACCGCCTCAACGACCGCAAGTCTCTCCGCATCGAGGGCGATCCGCGCTCGCATCCGGTCTGGCGCGACGAGACCGCGGCGCTGATGGCGACGCAGCGCCTGGTCAAGCTCGCGCACGAGACGGGCAAGCGTATCCACGTGCTGCACATCTCGACGAAGGAAGAAATCGAATTTTTGCGTGATCACAAGGATGTGGCTTCCTGCGAGGCGACGCCGCATCATCTCACGCTGGTCGCGCCCGAATGCTACGAGCGGCTCGGCACGCTCGCGCAGATGAACCCGCCGGTGCGTGGTGCCGATCACCGCGCCGGCATCTGGCGCGGCATCGAGCAGGGCATCATCGACGTGCTCGGCTCCGATCACGCCCCGCATACTCTGGAGGAGAAGCAGAAGACCTATCCCGCGTCGCCCTCCGGCATGACCGGCGTGCAGACGCTGGTGCCGCTGATGCTCGATCACGTCAACGCCGGCCGGCTCTCGCTCGCGCGCTTCGTCGATCTCACGAGCGCCGGCCCCGCGCGCCTCTACAACATGGCGTGCAAGGGCCGCATCGCCGCCGGTTACGATGCCGATTTCACGATCGTCGATCTCAAGCGCAGCGAGACCATCACCAACAAATGGGTTGCCTCGAAAGCCGGCTGGACGCCCTATGACGGCGTCCGCGTCACGGGCTGGCCCGTCGGCACCTTCATCCGCGGCCGCCGCGTGATGTGGCAGGGCGAACTGGTGATGCCATCGCAGGGCGAGCCGGTACGGTTTCTCGAGACGCTGAAGCAGTAG
- a CDS encoding folate-binding protein YgfZ, producing the protein MKSAFLPDRGVIKVAGEDARNFLNGLITTDVDRLKPGLGRFGALLTPQGKIIVDFLITEAPAGHGGGFLVDCPRALAEGLATKLKFYKLRAKVTVDNLSDDLGVLAAWDGQLAAQPDLAFADPRNPELGTRILIPEDLKQKLSDLIGAELVDPADYEAHRIALGVPRGGLDFMYSDAFPHEANMDRLAGVDFDKGCYVGQEVVSRMQHRGTARTRSVKVLLEDSAPEVGVSVMAGDKSVGTMGASAKGKGIALVRIDRVADALDAGQPLTAGGLALKLAEPDIVRIPAKQPIA; encoded by the coding sequence ATGAAATCAGCGTTTCTTCCGGACCGGGGCGTGATCAAGGTCGCGGGCGAGGATGCGCGCAACTTCCTCAACGGCCTCATCACGACCGATGTCGACAGGCTCAAGCCGGGCCTGGGCCGATTCGGCGCACTGTTGACGCCGCAGGGCAAGATCATCGTCGATTTCCTGATCACGGAAGCGCCCGCCGGCCACGGCGGCGGGTTCCTGGTCGACTGCCCGAGGGCGCTGGCGGAAGGCCTCGCCACCAAGCTGAAATTCTACAAGCTGCGCGCCAAGGTGACGGTGGACAACCTCTCCGACGATCTCGGCGTGCTCGCGGCTTGGGACGGCCAGTTGGCTGCGCAGCCGGACCTCGCTTTCGCCGATCCACGCAATCCCGAGCTCGGCACGCGCATCCTGATTCCCGAGGATCTCAAGCAAAAACTCTCCGATTTGATCGGTGCCGAACTGGTCGATCCCGCCGACTATGAGGCCCACCGGATCGCGCTCGGCGTACCGCGCGGTGGGCTCGATTTCATGTACAGCGATGCGTTCCCGCACGAGGCCAACATGGACCGCCTCGCCGGTGTCGATTTCGACAAGGGCTGCTATGTCGGCCAGGAGGTCGTCTCGCGCATGCAGCATCGCGGCACTGCGCGCACCCGCAGCGTAAAGGTGCTGCTCGAGGACTCAGCGCCCGAGGTCGGCGTCAGCGTCATGGCCGGAGACAAGTCCGTCGGCACCATGGGCGCGTCGGCGAAGGGCAAGGGCATCGCTTTGGTGCGCATCGACCGCGTAGCTGATGCACTCGATGCCGGCCAGCCGCTCACTGCTGGCGGACTCGCGTTGAAGCTGGCAGAACCGGACATCGTCCGCATTCCTGCAAAGCAGCCGATTGCATGA
- a CDS encoding DNA-3-methyladenine glycosylase I codes for MSRAPRLHPDGRTRCPWPGDDPLYVAYHDTEWGVPEYDDRALYEKLILDGFQAGLSWITILRKRDNFRKAFDDFQPEKIARYTDKKVHALMNDAGIVRNRAKIDGTILSAKSYLEIMEKGPGFSKLLWDFMGGQPKVNNFRTTASVPASTPLSVQISKELSSRGFKFVGPTIVYAFMQATGMVNDHLVDCHCHATCSKMQRKPRLKAK; via the coding sequence ATGAGCCGAGCTCCCCGCCTGCATCCCGACGGAAGGACCCGTTGCCCCTGGCCGGGTGACGATCCGCTCTATGTCGCCTATCACGACACCGAATGGGGTGTCCCTGAGTATGACGACCGCGCGCTCTATGAAAAGCTGATCCTCGACGGCTTTCAGGCCGGCCTGTCCTGGATCACGATCCTGCGCAAGCGCGACAATTTCCGCAAAGCCTTCGACGATTTCCAGCCGGAGAAGATCGCACGCTATACCGACAAGAAGGTGCATGCCCTGATGAACGACGCCGGCATCGTGCGCAACCGCGCCAAGATCGACGGCACGATCCTGAGTGCGAAGTCGTATCTGGAGATCATGGAGAAGGGCCCGGGCTTCTCGAAGCTGTTGTGGGACTTCATGGGTGGACAACCCAAGGTCAACAATTTCAGGACCACGGCAAGCGTGCCGGCGTCGACGCCGCTGTCGGTGCAGATTTCCAAGGAGCTGTCCTCGCGCGGCTTCAAGTTCGTCGGTCCGACCATCGTCTACGCGTTCATGCAGGCGACAGGCATGGTCAACGACCATCTGGTCGATTGCCACTGCCACGCGACCTGCAGCAAGATGCAGCGCAAGCCGCGCCTCAAGGCCAAATGA
- a CDS encoding YfbR-like 5'-deoxynucleotidase: MTARKTARSIESRAWQRMLSGRRLDLLDPSPLDVEIADIAHGLARVARWNGQTIGAHIFSVAQHTLLVETVMRHEMPNVDQRMRLAALLHDAPEYVIGDMISPFKAVLAGNYKAVEMRLLGAIHIRFGLPPVLPEEITQAIKTADRGAAYLEATELAGFSESEAKRLFGKDPGLSDSVRRDYLTPWTAARAEKQFLERFGAVFA; this comes from the coding sequence ATGACGGCCAGGAAGACCGCCCGTTCAATTGAGTCCCGCGCCTGGCAGCGCATGCTGTCTGGCCGCCGGCTCGATCTGCTCGATCCCTCTCCGCTCGATGTCGAGATCGCCGACATCGCGCATGGGCTCGCGCGCGTCGCGCGCTGGAACGGGCAGACCATCGGCGCGCACATCTTCTCGGTCGCACAGCACACGCTGCTGGTGGAGACAGTGATGCGGCACGAGATGCCGAACGTTGACCAGCGCATGCGGCTCGCCGCGTTGCTGCACGATGCGCCGGAATACGTGATCGGCGACATGATCTCGCCGTTCAAGGCCGTGCTTGCCGGCAATTACAAGGCGGTGGAGATGCGCCTGCTCGGCGCCATCCACATCCGCTTCGGCCTGCCGCCGGTGCTGCCTGAGGAAATCACGCAAGCGATCAAGACCGCCGATCGCGGCGCGGCTTATCTCGAGGCGACCGAGCTTGCGGGTTTCAGCGAGAGCGAGGCCAAGCGGCTGTTCGGAAAGGACCCGGGCCTCTCCGACAGCGTCCGGCGCGACTATCTGACGCCCTGGACGGCGGCGCGGGCCGAAAAGCAGTTTCTGGAGCGGTTTGGCGCCGTGTTTGCCTAG
- a CDS encoding tyrosine phosphatase family protein, with protein MIHVCSLAALPETVRRTGASHVLTVMANVEQVARPVSVLPANHLKVSMDDITEEMDGFVAPSEAHIGQVLNFVRGWDRAAPLVVHCYAGISRSTASAFAAVCALNPDRDEVEIAKKIRAASPIASPNRRIVGLADRALGRNGRMLRALDEMGPGEMLVEGRPFVIALE; from the coding sequence ATGATCCACGTCTGTTCGCTCGCCGCCCTTCCCGAAACCGTCCGTCGCACCGGAGCCAGCCATGTGCTGACCGTGATGGCCAATGTCGAGCAGGTGGCGCGGCCGGTGTCGGTACTCCCGGCCAACCATCTCAAGGTGTCGATGGACGACATCACCGAGGAGATGGACGGCTTTGTCGCACCGTCCGAAGCCCATATCGGTCAGGTGCTGAATTTCGTGCGCGGCTGGGACCGAGCTGCGCCGCTGGTGGTGCATTGCTATGCCGGTATCAGCCGCTCCACGGCGAGCGCGTTCGCCGCCGTCTGCGCGCTCAATCCCGATCGTGACGAGGTCGAGATCGCGAAGAAGATCCGTGCGGCCTCTCCGATCGCCTCGCCGAACCGGCGCATCGTCGGCCTCGCCGACCGCGCGCTCGGGCGCAACGGCCGCATGCTGCGCGCGCTCGACGAGATGGGTCCGGGCGAGATGCTGGTCGAGGGCCGCCCATTCGTGATCGCGCTCGAATGA
- a CDS encoding NAD regulator, with the protein MSDKLTPIEIGLTAAIVAIEDHEPLVLTARGADGLAGLPFGPFDAPSHRTFEIGLRAWVEEQAGLRLGYVEQLYTFGDRGRHAEAGDTGAHMVSIGYLALTRAAAGTANAASFEPWYRFFPWEDWREAPPAIIARDIIPALTAWAEEEPPETTRALPRKDRVRFCFGLDGAAWDEERVLDRYELLYEAGLVEEARRDGRPAALARKALPALGTSMRFDHRRILATAIARLRAKLKYRPVVFELLPAEFTLTELQYTVEAISGRHLHKQNFRRLVEAEALVEPTGVMSTQTGGRPAALHRFRRDVLQERPAPGLRVRSRR; encoded by the coding sequence ATGAGCGACAAGCTGACGCCGATCGAGATCGGCCTGACTGCCGCGATCGTCGCGATCGAGGATCACGAGCCGCTGGTGCTGACCGCCCGCGGCGCTGACGGCTTGGCAGGACTGCCGTTCGGTCCGTTCGATGCGCCGAGCCATCGCACCTTCGAGATCGGCCTGCGCGCCTGGGTTGAAGAGCAGGCGGGATTGCGGCTCGGCTATGTCGAGCAGCTCTATACGTTTGGCGATCGCGGCCGTCATGCGGAGGCTGGCGACACCGGCGCGCATATGGTGTCGATCGGCTATCTCGCGTTGACGCGCGCCGCCGCGGGCACCGCAAACGCGGCGAGTTTCGAACCCTGGTATCGCTTCTTCCCCTGGGAGGACTGGCGCGAGGCACCGCCTGCCATCATTGCCCGCGACATCATCCCGGCGCTGACCGCATGGGCCGAGGAGGAGCCGCCGGAGACGACGCGGGCGCTGCCGCGAAAAGATCGCGTGCGGTTCTGTTTCGGTCTCGATGGCGCGGCCTGGGACGAGGAACGCGTGCTCGATCGCTACGAGCTCCTGTACGAGGCCGGCCTCGTCGAAGAGGCGCGGCGCGACGGCCGGCCTGCGGCATTGGCGCGCAAGGCGCTGCCGGCGCTCGGCACCTCGATGCGGTTCGACCACCGCCGGATCCTCGCCACCGCGATCGCCCGGCTGCGCGCGAAGCTTAAGTATCGCCCTGTGGTGTTTGAACTTTTGCCCGCCGAGTTCACACTCACTGAGTTGCAGTACACGGTGGAGGCGATCTCCGGCCGTCACCTGCACAAGCAGAATTTCCGCCGCCTGGTCGAAGCCGAAGCCCTGGTCGAACCGACCGGCGTGATGTCGACACAGACGGGCGGGAGACCGGCGGCGCTCCATCGCTTCCGCCGCGACGTGCTCCAGGAACGGCCGGCGCCCGGTTTGCGCGTACGCTCCCGGCGCTAG
- a CDS encoding DUF2339 domain-containing protein — protein MFDAPFDVFAVMIAIAAFLIALKASNQATELRRRLGSLEAALQAQRQVQPPPPLPLQELASTPAAEPPPLAPEADVTPPPPVTEAASPPPLEAGTEPEMPPPLPAPAPGFEERLGTRWVVWIGGLALALGGFFMVRYSIEAGLVGPGVRVFLGSLFAAALLGAGEWTRRKESISNIQALPIANIPAILTAAGTAVAFATVYAAYALYGFLVPATAFVLLGIVAMGTLAAALLHGPALAGLGVVGAFATPVLVSSGKPDYWALYIYLAIVTAASFGLARIRLWRWLAVTTIVFAVLWIFPGLDNGQLEVAPHAFHAIAGFVLAALLVVCGFMFGPTIEDGQIEPVSSSALGAYLFGAMLIVLSSAHADLSLIAFTMLVAATLFVAWRAEAAVGALGAAAATVFIVFAEWAVRANPDMLVLPGGPMPGITPTATDSAVMQHLVMAAIFAAGFGIAGFFAQGRSNSAIVPVVWSAAGVATPIALLVALYARIAHLDRSIPFAIVAVLLAAAFGVATEALTRRESRPGLAISTALFATGTLGALALALTFALEKGWLTIALALMSLGTAWIAMKRPIPFLRWLAAIFAGIVTARVGYDPRIVGDAVGTTPIFNWLLWGYGLPAASFWAASLFLRRRGDDPPLRIVETAAILFTALLAFMEVRHLATGGDMIAAPSLLEAALQVCVALAMAIGLERLRLRSHSIVHNVGAIALTAIAGFISVFGLFFLENPLIWHIDVGGAVFNLLLLGYALPAVLLLLLAYAVVGARGKIYANAIAGAALVFALSYLTLEIRRFYHGPFLTTGETTGAEQYTYSIGWLAFGVVLLGIGILVNSERARLASAAVIALTILKAFVIDMSTLTGVYRALSFMGLGIVLVAIGWLYQRILFRRQITPPPTPQTTGS, from the coding sequence ATGTTCGACGCCCCGTTCGACGTCTTTGCGGTAATGATTGCGATCGCCGCGTTCCTGATCGCGCTGAAAGCTTCGAACCAGGCAACCGAGCTTCGCCGGCGCCTGGGCTCGCTTGAGGCCGCGTTGCAGGCGCAGCGGCAGGTCCAGCCGCCGCCACCGCTTCCTCTGCAGGAGCTCGCGAGCACGCCCGCGGCAGAGCCGCCGCCGCTTGCACCGGAAGCCGATGTCACGCCGCCTCCGCCCGTCACCGAGGCGGCTTCGCCGCCCCCGCTCGAAGCCGGCACCGAGCCCGAAATGCCACCGCCGCTGCCGGCGCCCGCCCCCGGCTTCGAGGAACGGCTCGGCACGCGCTGGGTGGTGTGGATCGGCGGCCTTGCGCTCGCGCTCGGCGGCTTCTTCATGGTGCGCTATTCGATCGAGGCCGGCCTCGTCGGCCCCGGCGTGCGCGTTTTTCTGGGCAGCCTGTTCGCAGCCGCGCTGTTGGGCGCCGGCGAATGGACGCGGCGCAAGGAGAGCATCTCCAATATCCAGGCGCTGCCAATCGCCAACATCCCCGCAATCCTCACTGCGGCCGGGACCGCGGTGGCGTTCGCGACCGTGTATGCGGCCTACGCACTCTATGGCTTCCTGGTACCCGCCACTGCGTTCGTGCTGCTGGGCATCGTTGCGATGGGCACGCTCGCGGCGGCACTGCTGCACGGGCCGGCGCTCGCAGGCCTCGGCGTGGTCGGCGCCTTTGCAACGCCGGTGCTCGTCTCCAGCGGCAAGCCGGACTATTGGGCGCTCTACATCTATCTTGCCATCGTTACCGCCGCGAGCTTTGGCCTCGCGCGTATCCGGCTCTGGCGCTGGCTGGCTGTGACGACGATCGTCTTCGCCGTGCTCTGGATCTTCCCGGGCCTCGACAACGGTCAATTGGAGGTCGCGCCGCACGCCTTCCATGCGATCGCCGGTTTCGTGCTTGCCGCACTGCTCGTGGTCTGCGGCTTCATGTTCGGCCCGACCATCGAGGATGGGCAGATCGAGCCGGTGTCGTCCAGCGCGCTCGGCGCCTATCTGTTCGGCGCGATGCTGATCGTGCTGTCGAGCGCGCATGCCGACCTCTCGCTGATCGCATTCACGATGCTTGTTGCGGCGACGCTGTTCGTCGCCTGGCGCGCGGAGGCCGCCGTCGGGGCGCTGGGCGCCGCCGCCGCGACCGTGTTCATCGTGTTCGCCGAATGGGCGGTGCGCGCCAATCCTGACATGCTGGTCCTGCCGGGCGGACCCATGCCCGGAATCACGCCGACCGCCACCGACAGCGCGGTGATGCAGCATCTGGTGATGGCCGCGATCTTCGCCGCCGGCTTTGGCATCGCCGGCTTCTTCGCGCAGGGTCGCTCCAATTCGGCGATCGTTCCTGTGGTATGGTCGGCGGCGGGCGTCGCCACGCCGATCGCGCTCCTGGTTGCGCTCTATGCCCGCATCGCCCATCTCGATCGCTCTATTCCGTTCGCGATCGTCGCGGTGCTGCTCGCGGCCGCCTTTGGCGTCGCGACCGAAGCACTCACCCGTCGCGAGAGCCGACCCGGCCTTGCAATCTCCACGGCGCTGTTTGCGACCGGCACGCTCGGCGCGCTGGCACTGGCGCTGACCTTTGCACTGGAGAAGGGCTGGCTCACCATTGCGCTGGCGCTGATGTCGCTCGGCACCGCCTGGATTGCGATGAAGCGGCCCATCCCGTTCCTGCGTTGGCTCGCCGCGATCTTCGCCGGCATTGTCACTGCGCGCGTCGGTTATGACCCGCGCATCGTCGGCGACGCCGTCGGCACGACGCCGATCTTCAATTGGCTATTGTGGGGATATGGCCTGCCGGCGGCCTCGTTCTGGGCGGCAAGTCTCTTCTTGCGTCGCAGGGGTGATGACCCGCCGCTGCGCATCGTGGAGACCGCGGCAATCCTGTTCACCGCGCTGCTCGCCTTCATGGAGGTCCGCCATCTCGCCACCGGCGGCGACATGATCGCGGCGCCGTCATTGTTGGAGGCCGCCTTGCAGGTCTGCGTGGCGCTGGCCATGGCGATCGGACTGGAACGGCTGCGGCTGCGCAGCCACTCCATCGTGCACAATGTCGGCGCGATCGCCCTCACGGCGATCGCTGGTTTCATCAGCGTATTCGGTCTCTTCTTTCTCGAGAACCCGCTGATCTGGCACATCGATGTCGGCGGCGCCGTCTTCAACCTGCTGCTGCTCGGCTATGCGCTGCCGGCCGTGCTGCTGCTGCTGCTCGCCTATGCTGTCGTCGGCGCGCGCGGCAAGATCTACGCGAATGCGATCGCTGGCGCGGCGCTGGTGTTTGCGCTGTCGTACCTGACGCTGGAGATCCGCCGCTTCTATCACGGCCCGTTCCTCACCACCGGCGAGACCACGGGGGCCGAGCAATACACTTATTCAATCGGCTGGCTCGCCTTCGGCGTCGTGCTGCTCGGCATCGGCATTCTGGTCAACTCCGAGCGGGCGCGGCTGGCCTCGGCCGCCGTCATCGCGCTGACGATCCTGAAGGCCTTCGTGATCGACATGTCGACGCTGACAGGCGTCTACCGCGCTCTGTCGTTCATGGGCCTCGGCATCGTGCTGGTCGCGATCGGCTGGCTCTACCAGCGCATCCTGTTCCGGCGACAGATCACGCCGCCGCCGACTCCGCAGACGACAGGCAGCTGA